Genomic DNA from Planctomycetia bacterium:
AAATCGGCGTGAAATGAACGAGGCCGCTAGGCAAGGCCGCCGGCACGTGGAACGCCCTTTAAGGTATGCGAATCGAGGGGGGTTAGGCAATGCCGCCATGGCAATGTTCCTCATGGCAAGCGGCCTCCGCAACCTTTCTTTCCCCCAATTAGAAGGGCCTTGGGCCACTAAACGCTAAACCGGATATGCAAAATATCCGCCTCTTTCACGACATAATCCTTCGGTTCCTGGCGCAGCAGGTTTTGGGCTTTCACTTCCCGCTCGCTGCCCAGGCGGATCAGGTCCGCGGCGGCCATGGTTTCGGAGCGGATGAAGCCGCGGGCGAGGTCGCTGTGGATGTTGTCGGCGGCTTCCAGGGCCGTTCCGCCACGACGCAATAACCAACTGCGGACTTCTTTTTCGCCGGCGGTGAAATAAAGGATTTGGCCGGAGGCCTCCAAGACCTGCCGCAGCACGTCGTTTTTGCGCGGCCCCGTCAGTTGGTATTCTTTTTCGATCTCGGCCCGATCTTCCGGCGACATCCGCGCCAATTCCAGTTCCAGCCCGATCGGCGCCGCGGTGATCTGGCGCTTGGCGTTGCTGGCGGCGGCGTATTTGGCCGCATCCGTGGCGTCGTCGGCCAGGTTGCAGATCACCAGTTGCGGCTTTTCGCTCAGCAGACGGAAACTTCGCGTCGCCTTGCGCTGGTCCTCAGTCATCTGCGCGTCAGCGATGGGCGTGCTGGCCTCCAGGGCCTGCATCACGACTTCGAGGGCGGACAACTCGGCCAGTTCCTGGTCGCGGCTGGGGCGCGGCTTTTTGACCGATTCCCGGAGCCGTTCCATGCGGCCGGAGACGATCTCCATATCGGCCAGCAGGAAGTCTTCCTGGATCCGCTCGGCGTCCAGCAGCGCTTCGCCGCCGTCGTGGGCCGCGGTCACAATCACCAGGCAGCCGGCTTCACGAATCACGGCCAGCCGGGCGGCGTTCCCCTCGTGTTTGCGATTCAGCCCGGGCGTATCGACGAATTCCAGCGACGCCAGCGTGATCTTCTTCGGGCTGTAGACCGCGCACAGCGGCTCGATCCGCGAGTCCGGCACGGCCGCCATGGCACTCTGTCCGACGTGTCCCAAGGCGAGATCCGGCGCGACGCCGGTGAGCCACTCGAACAGCGTGCTTTTTCCGGAACCTTGATAGCCGACGATGCCAATCTTCATACGACCTCGATGCCAAAGACAGCGGCCGGACGGGGGGAATAGCCGCTCTGCCGCTCGAAAACGGAGGGTCTGT
This window encodes:
- a CDS encoding DUF933 domain-containing protein, whose protein sequence is MKIGIVGYQGSGKSTLFEWLTGVAPDLALGHVGQSAMAAVPDSRIEPLCAVYSPKKITLASLEFVDTPGLNRKHEGNAARLAVIREAGCLVIVTAAHDGGEALLDAERIQEDFLLADMEIVSGRMERLRESVKKPRPSRDQELAELSALEVVMQALEASTPIADAQMTEDQRKATRSFRLLSEKPQLVICNLADDATDAAKYAAASNAKRQITAAPIGLELELARMSPEDRAEIEKEYQLTGPRKNDVLRQVLEASGQILYFTAGEKEVRSWLLRRGGTALEAADNIHSDLARGFIRSETMAAADLIRLGSEREVKAQNLLRQEPKDYVVKEADILHIRFSV